A genomic stretch from Marinimicrobium sp. C6131 includes:
- the rplI gene encoding 50S ribosomal protein L9: MDVILLEKVGKLGGIGDQVAVKAGFGRNFLLPQGKAIPATAENVAEFEARRAELEAAAAAKLSEAEARAAKLAEVSVTIGANAGDEGKLFGSIGTRDIADAITKAGVEVTKAEVKLPEGALREVGEYEIDVQVHAEVIQAVKVSVVAE, encoded by the coding sequence GCTGGAAAAAGTAGGCAAGCTCGGTGGCATTGGCGACCAGGTTGCTGTGAAAGCCGGCTTTGGCCGCAACTTCCTGCTGCCGCAGGGCAAAGCCATTCCGGCCACCGCCGAGAACGTGGCTGAATTTGAAGCGCGCCGCGCAGAACTGGAAGCCGCTGCCGCCGCCAAGCTGAGCGAAGCCGAAGCGCGCGCCGCCAAGCTGGCCGAAGTCAGTGTCACCATCGGCGCCAACGCCGGGGACGAAGGCAAGCTGTTCGGCTCTATCGGGACTCGCGACATCGCTGACGCCATCACCAAGGCCGGCGTTGAAGTCACCAAGGCGGAAGTCAAGCTGCCGGAAGGCGCGCTGCGCGAAGTCGGTGAGTATGAGATCGACGTGCAAGTGCATGCTGAAGTCATTCAGGCTGTTAAAGTCAGCGTAGTGGCCGAGTAA